One segment of Burkholderia multivorans ATCC BAA-247 DNA contains the following:
- the araG gene encoding L-arabinose ABC transporter ATP-binding protein AraG, whose product MSAALRFDNIGKVFPGVRALDGISFDVHAGEVHGLMGENGAGKSTLLKILGGEYQPDAGSVLVDGRPVHFPNAAASIAAGIAVIHQELQYVPDLTVAENLLLGRLPNAFGWVRKGDAKRYVRERLAAMGVDLDPAAKLGRLSIAQRQMVEICKALMRNARVIALDEPTSSLSHRETEVLFKLVDDLRAQGRALIYISHRMDEIYRLCDACTIFRDGRKIASHASLADVPRERLVAEMVGREISDIYHYAPRALGDVRFSVEGIEGPALREPASFSVRAGEIVGFFGLVGAGRSELMRLVYGADRRRAGALTLDGKRIDVKRTGDAIRHGIVLCPEDRKEEGIIAMASVAENINISCRRHSLRAGLFIDRKTENDTADRFIQRLKIKTPNRRQKIRFLSGGNQQKAILSRWLAEPDLKVVILDEPTRGIDVGAKHEIYDVIYRLAERGCAIVMVSSELPEVLGVSDRIVVMREGRIAGELPRAQANEHAVLSLALPQASAVQAA is encoded by the coding sequence GTGTCAGCGGCACTGCGTTTTGACAATATCGGCAAGGTATTTCCCGGCGTACGCGCGCTCGACGGCATCTCGTTCGACGTGCACGCCGGCGAGGTGCACGGCCTGATGGGCGAGAACGGCGCGGGCAAGTCGACGCTGCTGAAGATTCTCGGCGGCGAATATCAGCCCGATGCGGGCAGCGTGCTGGTCGACGGCCGGCCCGTGCATTTTCCGAATGCGGCGGCATCGATCGCGGCCGGCATCGCGGTGATTCACCAGGAGCTGCAGTACGTGCCCGACCTGACGGTCGCGGAAAACCTGCTGCTCGGCCGCCTGCCGAACGCGTTCGGCTGGGTGAGAAAGGGCGACGCGAAGCGCTACGTGCGCGAGCGGCTCGCCGCGATGGGCGTCGATCTGGATCCGGCTGCGAAGCTCGGTCGGCTGTCGATCGCGCAGCGGCAGATGGTCGAGATCTGCAAGGCGCTGATGCGCAACGCGCGCGTGATCGCGCTCGACGAGCCGACGAGCTCGCTGTCGCACCGCGAGACCGAAGTGCTGTTCAAGCTTGTCGACGACTTGCGCGCGCAGGGCCGTGCGCTGATCTACATCTCGCACCGCATGGACGAGATCTACCGGCTGTGCGACGCCTGCACGATCTTCCGCGACGGCCGCAAGATCGCGTCGCACGCATCGCTTGCCGACGTGCCGCGCGAGCGGCTCGTCGCCGAGATGGTCGGGCGCGAGATCTCGGACATCTATCACTACGCGCCGCGCGCGCTCGGCGACGTGCGGTTCTCGGTCGAAGGCATCGAGGGCCCCGCGCTGCGCGAGCCGGCGAGCTTCTCGGTGCGTGCGGGCGAGATCGTCGGCTTCTTCGGGCTCGTCGGCGCGGGCCGCAGCGAACTGATGCGGCTCGTGTACGGCGCCGACCGCCGCCGCGCGGGCGCGCTGACGCTCGACGGCAAGCGCATCGACGTGAAGCGCACCGGCGACGCGATCCGTCACGGGATCGTGCTGTGCCCGGAAGACCGCAAGGAAGAAGGGATCATCGCGATGGCGTCGGTCGCGGAGAACATCAACATCAGCTGCCGCCGCCATTCGCTGCGCGCCGGGCTCTTCATCGATCGCAAGACCGAGAACGACACGGCCGACCGCTTCATCCAGCGGCTGAAGATCAAGACGCCGAACCGCCGGCAGAAGATCCGCTTCCTGTCGGGCGGCAACCAGCAGAAGGCGATCCTCTCGCGCTGGCTCGCCGAGCCCGACCTGAAGGTCGTGATCCTCGACGAGCCGACGCGCGGCATCGATGTCGGCGCGAAGCACGAGATCTACGACGTGATCTATCGGCTCGCGGAACGCGGCTGCGCGATCGTGATGGTGTCGTCGGAGCTGCCGGAAGTGCTCGGCGTGTCCGACCGCATCGTCGTGATGCGCGAAGGCCGCATCGCGGGTGAGCTGCCGCGCGCGCAGGCGAACGAGCACGCGGTGCTGAGCCTCGCGCTGCCGCAGGCGAGCGCGGTGCAGGCCGCGTGA
- the araH gene encoding L-arabinose ABC transporter permease AraH has product MQVNENLASAAVKPSADALVPQQSDRQKWWQQLTEYSLIAIFAVMFVTMSLTVDHFFSIDNMLGLALSISQIGMVACTMMFCLASRDFDLSIGSTVAFSGVLCAMVLNATDNTFVAIVAAVAAGAAIGFVNGAVIAYLRINALITTLATMEIVRGLGFIVSKGQAVGVSSDTFIALGGLTLFGVSLPIWVTLLCFIVFGVLLNQTVYGRNTLAIGGNPEASRLAGINVERTRVYIFLIQGAVTALAGVILASRITSGQPNAAQGFELNVISACVLGGVSLMGGRATISGVVIGVLIMGTVENVMNLLNIDAFYQYLVRGAILLAAVLLDQLKNRGARD; this is encoded by the coding sequence ATGCAAGTCAACGAAAACCTCGCCAGCGCAGCCGTGAAGCCGTCGGCCGACGCGCTGGTGCCGCAGCAGAGCGACCGCCAGAAATGGTGGCAGCAGCTCACCGAATACAGCTTGATCGCGATCTTCGCGGTGATGTTCGTCACGATGTCGCTGACGGTCGATCACTTCTTCTCGATCGACAACATGCTCGGCCTCGCGCTGTCGATCTCGCAGATCGGGATGGTCGCGTGCACGATGATGTTCTGTCTCGCGTCGCGCGACTTCGACTTGTCGATCGGCTCGACCGTCGCGTTCTCGGGCGTGCTCTGCGCGATGGTGCTGAACGCGACCGACAACACGTTCGTCGCGATCGTCGCGGCGGTCGCGGCCGGCGCCGCGATCGGCTTCGTCAACGGCGCGGTGATCGCCTACCTGCGGATCAACGCGCTGATCACGACGCTCGCGACGATGGAGATCGTGCGCGGGCTCGGCTTCATCGTGTCGAAGGGGCAGGCGGTCGGCGTGTCGTCGGATACCTTCATCGCGCTCGGCGGCCTCACGCTGTTCGGCGTATCGCTGCCGATCTGGGTCACGCTGCTGTGCTTCATCGTGTTCGGCGTGCTGCTGAACCAGACCGTGTACGGCCGCAACACGCTCGCGATCGGCGGCAATCCGGAAGCGTCGCGGCTCGCCGGGATCAACGTCGAACGCACGCGCGTCTACATCTTCCTGATCCAGGGTGCGGTGACCGCGCTCGCGGGCGTGATCCTCGCATCGCGGATCACGTCGGGCCAGCCGAACGCCGCGCAGGGCTTCGAGCTGAACGTGATTTCGGCGTGCGTGCTCGGCGGCGTGTCGCTGATGGGCGGCCGCGCGACGATCTCGGGCGTCGTGATCGGCGTGCTGATCATGGGCACCGTCGAGAACGTGATGAACCTGCTGAACATCGACGCGTTCTATCAGTACCTGGTGCGCGGCGCGATCCTGCTCGCGGCCGTGCTGCTCGACCAGCTGAAGAACCGCGGCGCACGCGACTGA
- a CDS encoding SDR family NAD(P)-dependent oxidoreductase, which produces MTTDSSARDAHANYAHYPSLVDRAVLITGGATGIGASFVEHFAQQGARVAFVDLDADAGRALADRLGGARHAPLFLPCDLTDIEALRRAIDTIRTQIGAIAVLVNNAANDVRHAIADVTPASFDAGIAVNLRHQFFAAQAVIDDMKRLGGGAIINLGSISWMLKNGGYPVYVMAKAAVQGLTRGLARDLGPFGIRVNSLVPGWVMTDKQRRLWLDDAGRAAIKAGQCLEAELLPADLARMALFLAADDSRMITAQDVIVDGGWA; this is translated from the coding sequence ATGACCACCGATTCTTCCGCGCGCGACGCGCATGCGAACTATGCGCACTATCCGAGCCTCGTCGATCGCGCGGTGCTGATCACCGGCGGTGCGACCGGCATCGGCGCGTCGTTCGTCGAGCACTTCGCGCAGCAGGGCGCGCGCGTCGCGTTCGTCGACCTCGATGCGGACGCGGGTCGCGCGCTCGCCGATCGTCTCGGCGGCGCACGCCACGCGCCGCTGTTCCTGCCGTGCGACCTGACCGACATCGAGGCGCTGCGTCGCGCGATCGACACGATCCGTACGCAGATCGGCGCGATCGCGGTGCTCGTGAACAATGCGGCGAACGATGTGCGGCATGCGATCGCCGACGTGACGCCCGCGTCGTTCGACGCCGGCATCGCGGTGAACCTGCGGCACCAGTTCTTCGCTGCGCAGGCCGTGATCGACGACATGAAACGGCTCGGCGGCGGTGCGATCATCAACCTCGGCTCGATCAGCTGGATGCTGAAGAACGGCGGCTATCCGGTGTACGTGATGGCGAAGGCGGCCGTGCAGGGCCTCACGCGCGGGCTCGCGCGCGATCTCGGCCCGTTCGGGATTCGCGTGAATTCGCTGGTGCCCGGCTGGGTGATGACCGACAAGCAGCGCCGGCTCTGGCTCGACGACGCGGGCCGCGCCGCAATCAAGGCCGGCCAGTGCCTCGAGGCGGAGTTGCTGCCGGCCGATCTCGCGCGCATGGCGCTGTTCCTCGCGGCCGACGACAGCCGGATGATCACCGCGCAGGACGTGATCGTCGACGGCGGGTGGGCCTGA
- a CDS encoding aldose 1-epimerase has protein sequence MTATSSRASSSTSQSRRARLAAAAQPVSAGPQTAVFARGVGAAHAAAVTLSNAALRVDVLPHLGGGIARFDWRRDDGALVPVFRRCAQPETATDPNELACYSLLPYSNRIGGARFECDGRSIAVPRNRLDEPLPIHGDGWLSCWQVDDATDTSLRLTLDRRSGAPYAFRAVQSFELDDATLTIALTIENAGRTRLPFGLGVHPFIVRDDATELAAAAGGLWLSGADFLPVRHVSVPPAWQFGVAYPLPATLVNHAFTGWGGHATVSWPRRGITLTVAADADAYVLYTPPGADFFCFEPVDHPINAVNLPGGAAAHGMTLLAPGERLTRRFAFSVARSDARTGAVAREGGRRRG, from the coding sequence ATGACCGCCACGTCCTCGCGCGCATCGTCGTCCACCAGCCAGTCGCGCCGCGCGCGCCTTGCGGCCGCCGCGCAGCCGGTCAGCGCCGGGCCGCAGACCGCCGTGTTCGCGCGCGGCGTCGGCGCCGCGCATGCGGCGGCCGTCACGCTGTCGAATGCGGCGCTGCGGGTCGACGTGCTGCCGCATCTCGGCGGCGGCATCGCGCGCTTCGACTGGCGGCGCGACGACGGCGCGCTCGTGCCGGTGTTTCGCCGCTGCGCGCAGCCGGAAACCGCGACGGACCCGAACGAGCTCGCCTGCTATTCGCTGCTGCCGTACTCGAACCGGATCGGCGGCGCGCGCTTCGAATGCGACGGACGCAGCATCGCGGTGCCGCGCAACCGGCTCGACGAGCCGCTGCCGATTCACGGCGACGGCTGGCTCTCGTGCTGGCAGGTCGACGATGCGACCGACACGTCGCTGCGGCTGACGCTCGACCGCCGCAGCGGTGCGCCGTACGCGTTCCGCGCGGTCCAGTCGTTCGAGCTCGACGATGCGACGCTGACGATCGCGCTGACGATCGAGAACGCGGGCCGCACGCGGCTGCCGTTCGGGCTCGGCGTGCATCCGTTCATCGTGCGCGACGACGCGACCGAACTGGCGGCCGCGGCGGGCGGCCTGTGGCTGTCCGGCGCGGATTTTCTGCCGGTGCGCCACGTGAGCGTGCCGCCTGCGTGGCAGTTCGGCGTCGCTTATCCGCTGCCGGCGACGCTCGTCAATCACGCGTTCACGGGCTGGGGCGGCCATGCGACGGTGAGCTGGCCGCGTCGCGGCATCACGCTGACGGTCGCGGCCGATGCCGACGCGTATGTGCTCTATACGCCGCCCGGCGCGGATTTCTTCTGCTTCGAGCCGGTCGATCATCCGATCAATGCGGTGAACCTGCCGGGCGGCGCGGCGGCGCACGGGATGACGTTGCTCGCGCCCGGCGAGCGGCTGACGCGGCGCTTCGCGTTCAGCGTCGCACGCAGCGACGCGCGCACCGGCGCCGTCGCGCGCGAGGGTGGTCGGCGACGCGGGTAA